Proteins encoded in a region of the Streptomyces sp. NBC_00310 genome:
- a CDS encoding helix-turn-helix domain-containing protein, with protein sequence MIKKMGYRWNLRKLMADREMFQTTDLVPLLAERGVTLSREQVFRLVTQPPQRMSMDTLAALCDILDCQPNDLIEVQVVNEEVRKTAGGETPSPLPAVRRTSIRRPEGL encoded by the coding sequence GTGATCAAGAAGATGGGCTACCGCTGGAACCTGCGCAAGCTCATGGCCGACCGGGAGATGTTCCAGACCACCGACCTGGTGCCATTGCTGGCCGAGCGGGGCGTCACGCTCTCGCGCGAGCAGGTCTTCCGCCTGGTCACGCAACCGCCACAGCGGATGTCGATGGACACTCTCGCGGCTCTGTGCGACATCCTCGACTGCCAGCCCAATGACCTCATCGAGGTCCAGGTCGTCAACGAAGAGGTACGCAAGACCGCCGGCGGCGAGACGCCCAGCCCGCTCCCGGCCGTGCGCCGGACCTCGATCCGGCGACCGGAGGGTCTGTGA
- a CDS encoding XRE family transcriptional regulator, whose amino-acid sequence MTAPSPTAPSIVARLAAQAARMEAATNAAVGQVTKALPTLSTADANAVLETAVPIPVRGAARFLEELAEHMATHPDALTSGSSLCPPVLLRLAEVLHEAGHPVVRPGCARCGKIRSDLRQLRPEGRLCGSCDARSRKRETCARCHREGQRVTARRPEGPICHRCYRADPATFEECADCGQLRHPVVRRDDGRGLCMKCWKRPVHTCVSCGKSAAAALVDADGALCHLCYNRHRRPRRLCGRCGQLKRIARNARDGQPDLCDGCYQGPEVICSLCNRVRPCVSHDERGQPICATCYQRHRTGEPCARCGQTKPVNTRWPIGPVCQVCYTAVLRSPAECPRCGTVQPLIARDDDGAGLCGPCVGFAADYTCTQCGRAGNPHSRGRCAHCVLAERVSALLAGPDGTVVPQLEPLAAALASLPSPFPAIQWIKESPNTRLLAQLAAEGQALSHELLDELPPSRNQRYIRQLLVHTGVLDERHEDLERIPGWLEHELADKPGAHAKLARPFLHWFLLRRARQRAAIRHHPASADRDLRRRVSVALDFLAWMDQRGLALGDLAQEHIDDWITGATSQRRYLIRHFLKWTTSRRLTRELTIPSIPSQEPQNLLDEDDRWPLLQRCLTDDALPTDVRAAGAITLLFGPSTERLCHLTPEHLKFGEKHAHLVLGRHPVLLPPRLAELLRHLAEQPLLRPQLSRVHPGPQWLFPGMVPGKPISTHGMTQKLNRHGIPVRTARNAALAALAADLPSPILADVTGMHRHTALRWVAYARRDWAEYLAARAATHTKKPQERNERE is encoded by the coding sequence GTGACCGCGCCCTCGCCGACCGCCCCGTCGATCGTCGCCCGACTTGCCGCGCAGGCGGCGCGGATGGAAGCCGCCACGAACGCTGCCGTTGGCCAGGTCACCAAGGCTTTGCCGACCCTCAGCACCGCCGACGCGAACGCGGTGCTGGAGACGGCGGTGCCGATCCCTGTCCGCGGAGCCGCCCGGTTCCTGGAGGAGCTGGCCGAGCACATGGCCACGCACCCCGACGCCCTGACCTCGGGCAGCTCTCTGTGCCCACCGGTTCTGCTGCGGCTGGCCGAGGTGCTGCACGAAGCCGGACATCCAGTCGTTCGCCCCGGATGCGCACGCTGCGGAAAGATCCGTTCTGACCTGCGGCAACTCCGTCCCGAAGGCCGGCTCTGCGGTTCATGCGACGCACGAAGCCGCAAGCGCGAAACCTGCGCACGCTGCCACCGCGAAGGCCAGCGCGTCACTGCCCGGCGCCCAGAGGGCCCAATCTGCCACCGCTGCTACCGCGCGGACCCCGCCACGTTCGAGGAGTGCGCCGACTGCGGCCAGCTCCGACACCCGGTGGTACGACGCGACGACGGCCGAGGGCTGTGCATGAAGTGCTGGAAACGCCCGGTACATACCTGCGTCAGCTGCGGAAAGTCCGCAGCCGCTGCCCTCGTTGACGCCGACGGCGCACTCTGCCATCTCTGCTACAACCGCCACCGCCGACCACGACGGCTCTGCGGTCGATGCGGACAGCTCAAGCGCATCGCCCGCAACGCGCGCGACGGACAGCCAGACCTCTGCGACGGCTGCTACCAGGGCCCCGAGGTGATCTGCTCGCTCTGCAACCGGGTCCGCCCCTGCGTCAGCCACGACGAGCGAGGCCAGCCGATCTGCGCCACCTGCTACCAGCGTCACCGCACCGGCGAGCCGTGCGCCCGCTGCGGCCAGACCAAGCCGGTCAACACCCGATGGCCAATCGGGCCCGTCTGCCAAGTCTGCTACACCGCCGTGCTCCGATCCCCAGCCGAGTGTCCCCGCTGCGGCACGGTCCAGCCACTGATCGCGCGGGACGACGACGGCGCCGGCCTCTGCGGACCCTGCGTCGGCTTTGCCGCCGACTACACCTGCACACAGTGCGGCCGGGCCGGCAACCCCCACAGCCGCGGCCGATGCGCTCACTGCGTACTCGCCGAGCGGGTCAGCGCCCTGCTGGCCGGGCCGGACGGCACTGTCGTTCCGCAACTGGAACCGCTCGCGGCCGCGCTGGCGTCCCTCCCCTCACCGTTCCCCGCCATCCAGTGGATCAAGGAGAGCCCGAACACCAGGCTCCTCGCCCAGCTCGCGGCCGAAGGCCAGGCCCTGAGCCACGAGCTGCTGGACGAGCTCCCGCCCAGCCGGAACCAGCGCTACATCCGGCAACTCCTGGTACACACCGGCGTGTTGGACGAGCGTCATGAGGACCTCGAACGCATCCCCGGCTGGCTGGAGCACGAGCTCGCGGACAAGCCGGGCGCGCACGCCAAGCTTGCCCGTCCGTTCCTGCACTGGTTCCTGCTTCGGCGAGCACGCCAACGGGCCGCCATCCGGCACCATCCCGCCTCCGCCGACCGCGACCTGCGGCGCCGTGTCAGCGTCGCCCTGGACTTCCTGGCCTGGATGGACCAACGAGGCTTGGCCCTCGGCGACCTCGCCCAGGAGCACATCGACGACTGGATCACCGGAGCCACCAGCCAACGCCGCTACCTGATCCGACACTTCCTGAAATGGACCACGAGCCGTCGGCTCACCCGCGAGCTGACCATCCCCTCCATCCCGAGCCAGGAGCCCCAGAACCTGCTCGACGAGGACGACCGATGGCCACTCCTTCAGCGCTGCCTGACCGACGATGCCCTGCCTACGGACGTCCGCGCCGCCGGCGCGATCACCCTGCTGTTCGGCCCGTCCACCGAACGCCTCTGCCATCTGACACCCGAGCACCTCAAGTTCGGCGAAAAGCACGCCCACCTGGTCCTGGGCCGACACCCCGTCCTGCTGCCCCCACGACTCGCCGAACTCCTGCGGCACCTCGCCGAACAACCGCTGCTGCGACCCCAGCTCTCGCGAGTACACCCCGGCCCACAATGGCTATTCCCGGGCATGGTCCCCGGAAAGCCGATCTCCACACACGGCATGACCCAGAAACTCAACCGGCACGGCATCCCGGTTCGCACCGCGCGCAACGCGGCACTGGCCGCCCTCGCAGCTGACCTCCCCAGCCCGATCCTCGCCGACGTGACCGGCATGCACCGGCACACCGCACTCCGCTGGGTCGCCTACGCCCGACGCGACTGGGCCGAATACCTCGCCGCACGCGCCGCGACTCACACCAAGAAACCGCAAGAGAGGAATGAAAGGGAATGA
- a CDS encoding tyrosine-type recombinase/integrase: MAKAADLAGAAHLTLVDGISYMDPAPAVFEAMLEGWTKQQRARFLQWEGTIKPRLSLVRRFAEFSNQYPWQWQPAEFEAFIDHLRTKTPTFTVSSGRNYQNHLRLFCEFITDPRYGWMSVCQERFGEVPVQILHEWNTVTHVSEYEGDPGRRPLTYDEIQDLFDAADGRVEEIRKRGRKGALTAMRDSALLKTYYAYGMRRRENVGLDIADLRRNPKAPQYKRHGAVFVRWGKSSKGSPPKRRTIFTVPEMDWIVEDLDHYLTEVRPRFGVGKHPAIWVTERSGRLSRRSANEAFEAAKQAAGLPEELELHCLRHSYITHLTEFDYPERFIQDQAGHGYASTTVLYTGVSDEYRNRLVHKKLGQRYPGIWEDPK, from the coding sequence GTGGCGAAAGCGGCCGATTTGGCGGGTGCGGCACACCTGACGCTCGTGGACGGGATCTCCTACATGGACCCCGCGCCTGCCGTGTTCGAGGCCATGCTGGAGGGGTGGACCAAGCAGCAGCGGGCCCGCTTCCTGCAGTGGGAGGGGACCATCAAGCCGCGGTTGTCGCTCGTCCGCCGGTTCGCCGAGTTCTCCAACCAGTACCCGTGGCAGTGGCAGCCGGCGGAGTTCGAGGCGTTCATCGACCACCTGCGCACGAAGACGCCGACGTTCACAGTGTCGAGCGGTCGCAATTACCAGAACCACCTGCGGCTGTTCTGCGAGTTCATCACCGATCCGCGCTATGGCTGGATGTCCGTCTGTCAGGAACGCTTCGGTGAGGTGCCGGTCCAGATTCTGCATGAGTGGAACACCGTCACCCATGTCAGCGAGTACGAGGGTGACCCGGGCCGCCGACCGCTGACCTATGACGAGATCCAGGATCTGTTCGACGCCGCCGACGGGCGGGTCGAGGAGATCCGGAAGCGCGGCCGTAAGGGTGCGTTGACCGCGATGCGCGACTCCGCCCTGCTCAAGACCTACTACGCCTATGGCATGCGGCGCCGGGAGAACGTCGGCCTGGACATCGCCGACCTGAGGCGCAATCCGAAGGCCCCGCAGTACAAGCGCCACGGGGCGGTGTTCGTACGCTGGGGCAAGTCCTCCAAGGGAAGCCCGCCCAAGCGCCGCACCATCTTCACCGTTCCCGAGATGGACTGGATCGTCGAGGACCTCGACCACTACTTGACCGAGGTCCGACCCCGCTTCGGCGTGGGCAAGCACCCCGCGATCTGGGTCACCGAACGCTCCGGGCGCCTGTCGCGCCGGTCGGCAAACGAAGCCTTCGAAGCCGCCAAGCAGGCCGCCGGCCTGCCCGAAGAACTCGAATTGCACTGCCTGAGACATTCCTATATCACACATTTGACCGAATTTGATTACCCGGAGCGGTTCATCCAGGACCAGGCCGGTCACGGCTATGCCAGCACGACAGTCCTCTATACCGGCGTCTCGGACGAGTACCGCAACCGGCTGGTGCACAAGAAGTTGGGCCAGCGTTACCCGGGCATCTGGGAGGACCCGAAGTGA